DNA sequence from the Phoenix dactylifera cultivar Barhee BC4 chromosome 13, palm_55x_up_171113_PBpolish2nd_filt_p, whole genome shotgun sequence genome:
GAAAGTTAATTCCCAAATCATAGCCAAACATAAATAGAACTAACTTGCAGCATCTCTGTTCTAAGAGACGTAGCTGTCTCTACGCTTCTCTCTTGCCAAACTTCAAAGGGTTCACATGAACCATGGTAATGTTGGTTGCTTGGCAACTTAGGAAAAGTGTTTTGACCCTCTTGAGTTCACAATTTCACATCAAGTTCATGCACATATATACTTAGAAGAGCACTAGTAGGTGACCAGGTAAGCTGTATATTTGAATCCTCATTTTACTTATCACATGCATGTGGGGAAGGCTAAGGCTATATAtcttatcttgcaaacatgtgCCTTGCATCTAGGAACCATTTGGAGTATCTTTTATTTAATCCATTGCTTTCTTGCTTGGTCTTTGTGTTCAAGTGTTGACTGTTGCCTTTGAAGGAATCTTTATTTTGACACAGAGATCCCCTATGGTTTATAGTTTACATTGCAGGGTGCTATAAAGCTCTCAATGGCTGCCATCGAGAGATAAATAGTTGTCAAACAAATCAGCTTTATATATCATACATGGCGCATCTTTGTTACCAGCAATTCATCTTCCGATGATGGCTATTAAGTGCTGTATGGTTATTTGCAATACAAACTACGCATCGTAAGCATTTTGGGTTTATATTAGAAGAACAAATTTGAAGAACTTTTTGTCGTCATTTTGGCCCCAACTTATGTGTGATATCTTGTTTTTATAAATTtagtattttaaaattattatatttgtatTTTTAATACAAAAGGATACATAATGTATTTTAACCCCAATAGTTCAGCAAATTTTTGAGTATCTGCTACAGTACTTGTTTGAGTATATGCTAGAATATAATCTCATTACATTTTAATAGATTATTTTTTCCAAATTCCAGTACAGTGATCTCACCGCTAGAATTTAAACTCCAAGGGCAACTCTTTAGAAAAGAGGTGCTAACCATGGATACTAGGTCTTGTTGGCAATAGATCAAGATTTTTagacacattttttttttatttaaagaaTGTTAAAAATTTTAAGAGAGAAATATTTGAGCCACTTCATATTAAAAACTCAGCATAACTCGTCCAGCAATCAAATATGATTAAAGGATGCAACTTGTTGCTTAGGCTCATTGGCACGAATCCTCTACGAAACACACTTACTTCTTCAAATGATGAATGAACTTATTTATTGACATCGATATTTGGGGTTTATTTGAGCTTAATCTATGTAGGGGTAGATTATCAAGTCAAGCTTATTGATACATGTTAAAGGATACAATACTCATTTGACCACCTCCATATTCTTTTCTAACTCTCCACCATCATGTAAAGTGTTCATCACTTATCtcacagcatttttttttttttttcgcattATACCAAATACTAGGAAATTATTGATTTAATGTTTGATTGCTTTGGCTAGTGGCCCATCAAACATTTCAAGTTCTAAAAAtgaattaaaatatattataatgaaAATTTCAGGCATGTCATGTaactaaaatcaaaagaaatgatAGGATTCTCATATGCTAATCAAGTTGAATATTAacataaaaagaaattaaaaaaaatgtcacCAATTACTTGTTTTGATGGTATTATCTCTTACCTAAGGAGAAGAGATTGGAGGGTTAAATTTGGTTGATTGAGATGGATAGGGAAGATTAACCTCTCTttgccttaaaaaaaaaagttaatgtacatacatacatacatacatacatacatatatatatatacacatatatatatatacatacacacatatacacatatacatatatatacatatatatacatatatatacatatatatacatatatatatacatatatacatatatatatatatatatatatatacatatatatatatatatatatatatatatatatatataagtattaAAGTCATGTCACGTACAAAGAACATTCTAGAACAAAAGATATTTGTATTAATACCCATAAAAGATGACATGATGGATTGATGGTTGATAAGGTAATTACAAATTTAGTACTTGTTTCTTTTCCTCTTGAAGaaccaaaaaccaaaaagatcATCCATCAGCACCGTCCATTCTTTGCTTGACTTCATCTGGTCATGACACGATTCCtttatgtttgatttcatccgGTCGTGACACGATCTATTCATTCATCTCTTGCCGTCCATCATGCGGACGAAGTCTTCGAAGCAGACGAATCCATCGCCGTCGGTATCGACCCCACCGATCATACGTCGGCAATCCTCCAGCGTACAACCGTCGTCCCCCAGCATCACGAAAACTCGCTGCAGCTCCTCCGCCGAGATCTTCCCGTCGCCGTCGTCGTCAAAGACGGCGAAGACCTCCCGGAGCTCGGCCCCCGCCGGCGGCCCGAAGGCTGACCCGATCGCCCCGAACTCCTCCAAGCTGATGCACCCGTCGCCGTCGCGGTCCACCTCCGCCACCATCGACGCAACCTCCTCCTCCGTGGGCGGATCCGCGCCGCCGAGCCTGCGGAGGACGGCCTCGAGCTCCTGCCGCGTGATCTTGCCGTCGCCGTCGCAGTCGAAAACGGCGAAGAGCTCGgagacagaggaggaggaggaggcgggtaaGAAGAGCCAGAGGTCGTTGGATCCGGCGGCGGAGGGTGGTTTCTCAGCCGGGCGGAGACCGGGGGAGGCAGGGAGGACGGAGCGAGGGGTGGAGTGGAGGCCGGAGGAGATGAAGCCGTCGGGGGAGGAGGAAGTGGCGGTGGAGGCGAAGGAGGCATCGCTGCCAGAGATCGAAcggctctccttcttcttcgaagACTTCTTG
Encoded proteins:
- the LOC103714666 gene encoding calmodulin-like; the protein is MKISMGAFFGSSKKSSKKKESRSISGSDASFASTATSSSPDGFISSGLHSTPRSVLPASPGLRPAEKPPSAAGSNDLWLFLPASSSSSVSELFAVFDCDGDGKITRQELEAVLRRLGGADPPTEEEVASMVAEVDRDGDGCISLEEFGAIGSAFGPPAGAELREVFAVFDDDGDGKISAEELQRVFVMLGDDGCTLEDCRRMIGGVDTDGDGFVCFEDFVRMMDGKR